The segment GTAACGATGATTCCGAATGGAATTGATCGATCACCGGTTGTTCAGCGAAAGCCACACGAGACCGTACGTTTCGTTTTCTTGAGCCGGTTACACAAGAAGAAAGCGGTCGCGGAATTGGTCATGGCGTTCTGTCAGTCGCCTTTGAAGAACAACCCAAACGTTGAGCTTGTCGTCGCCGGACCTGATGAGGGCGAACTGGACAGGATTACTGAGTGCATTCGAACTACGCAGACGGACAATGTCGTAGTCCCCGGTGCGATCTTCGGCGATAAGAAATTCGGCCTACTTGAATCGTCCGACTTTTTCGTTCTCCCCTCTCACAGCGAAGGCTTTCCTTCCTCGGTTGTCGAAGCCATGGGACGTGGTTGCATCCCGATCATTTCAGATGGCTGCAATTTCCCCGAAGCAAAAGCACTTACGATCAGTGCATCACCAGATATCGATAGCATTAAGAACGCCTTGATGACCGCAGCGAATTTGAAGCCAGACAAAGTCTCCAAGTGGTCGTCAGAAGCTGCTGACTTTATTAGAGCAAATTACACGGTTGACAAAATTGCTTATCAGCAATTGGAGCTGCTTTGCCGCCTAACCAACTCACCTCTTGCAAAGCAGCCCTGCAATGTAGAGAGCCAAACGCATGTCGTTTGAAAACATCGGCCAGAAAGAGATTCAACGACTCGACCGGTTTCACAGCAATCTTTCAATCTGGAACCGATTGGAAAGATCGGCCTGGGGCATCACATGGCTGATCTTTTTTCGCCCATCCCCAAGAATCGCATTCCGATGGCGACGGTTTCTGCTGCGGTGCTATGGCGCGACAATTGGCGAAAACGTTCGAATCTACAACTCTGCATCAATCTTCTTGCCTCGCAATCTGACGCTTGCGGCGCATTGTGTGATTGGCCCCCGAGTGGACGTCTACTGCGTAGCTTCGATCGACTGCGGCGAGCACGTGATGGTCTCGCAAAATGTTGAGCTATGTGCAGCAACACATGATTACCGCCAAGTAGATCTGCCACTTGTTGCCTCGCCAATTCGCATCGAACCTGAGTCGTGGGTGTGCGCGTCGGCATTCATTGGCCCGGGTGTCACGATTGGACGCGGCGCCGTTGTGGGGGCAAGATCTGTCGTGTTTAAAGATGTGGCCAGCGAGGACATTGTCGCGGGCAACCCGGCGAAGCGAATCCGCTCACGCACAGAACAGAAGTCCGCTGGTGGATCAGGAACGTAACTCAGTGACGACCGCCAGCAATCCAAAACATGCCATGGCTGTTCCAGCGACAGCACGCAATGGCAATTCAGATCGCGCGAGGTTCTCACTTGATTCACGTGTTCAAACGCCGGTGCTATTTTGGAGTGTCATTTTTTTCGGCGTGCTACCGTTCTTGATCAAGTATTGCGCGGCAATGTGGAATCAAGATTTGTACCAGTACTTCCCGTTCCTGCTGATTGCGGTGTTCGGGTTGGCCTACCTACGATTCGATCGTCGCGTCTACTTACCGACGGGCCTTGGGGCACATCTTGCCATTCTGGCCGCGATTTGTTTCTTGGTTCCTGCCGCGATGTTGCAGTCGAGCTGGTTGGGCGCGATCGCTTTCATCTTTTTGACCGCAGCGTTTTTAGGGTCGCAACGAGCAAGGGACGGTCGATCACTGCTGTATCTTGCAGTACCGATGGTCATGTTCTTGCGTGCCCCATTGCTGGCCACGTACACCGTGATGAATCGACTGCAATTGATAACCACTGACTTGTCCAGCATCTTGCTGGATGTAGTTGGCGTTTTGCACAATCAGTCGACAAACACAATCGAACTCGTTTCGAAAAACTTGTTTGTGGCAGAAGCCTGCAGCGGTGTGCAGTCATTGTTCACGATCTGCTTTTTGGCGCTGGTGGTGCTAGTCTATCAACGCCGATCATTGATACTGACGCCGCTTTACCTTGGGATTGCGTTTCTGTTTGCGATTGCCGGAAACGTGATTCGAGTCACTTCGATCGCGATTGCCGAAGAATGGTTTCGCGTCGATATCACAACAGGGCTTCGACATGAATTGATCGGCTATCTCTGTCTAGCGATCGCGGCCGGGATGCTGGTGTCATTTGACCATTTGATCGGATTATTGCCTTTTGCGACACGGACCCAGCAAAGTGCGACCACGACCGACACGGAAGGCTTGGTCCAGGCAAATGCCGAGTCAGAATTTTCAATCGGGCACGGGTTACGCGGGATGCGAATTGGCCAAGTGGTACCTGTTGCGATTATCGTGTTGTGCGGACTTGCGATGATCACTCAGTATGCGTTGAGTGAAACGGATGTGCGTCCCGTGGTGGCAACCAACCAGGTCCTCTATGAACCGTCCCCCAGTTTCCTTAGCGGAGCAGGTGCCCCCGTTCGCGTTGTATCGCACGAAGTCAATCGAGACTCTCACGGCGATCGCAACGCAAGACACGGAATGAATTCGGACGTGTGGCGTTGTGGCATCGGGTCGCAATCTGGTCAATTCGTTTTGAGCCAGCCGTACATGGGGTGGCACGAGTTGACGATTTGCTACAAGGTTCAAAACTGGACCATGACAGCTCGCAATGCCGTCTCGGTTGCCGGCGAACAGGAACCTGTGGTCGTTGCCGATTTCCTGTCGGACAACGGCGTGCACGGCTGTTTGGTTTTCTCGGGCGTCAACTCGAACGGAAAACTTCCGCGGACGCCTGGTCATTCGCCGTATGCTCGCATTTTGGCGCCCGTCTATCCGTTGATCATGGATGACTTTGCCGAAACGTCGGGGAGTGCCCAAACGTTAATGCTGCAGTACTGGATGGCTCAGCCGCAACCGATCAATGAAGCCGACAAACAAAATGCTGTCGACGCGATGGTCAAGATTCGTCGGCATACCGCAAAAGAGATCGAAAAAACGTTTGTCGAGTCACTCTCGCAGCGGTGAACCCGAAAACTAACGCGATGCATTCTCCCCCCATGACGGAACACGACACCGCAAACGCAAACGCAAACGTCACGCTGCCTTCCAATGCGTCAGCAATAGAAGACAAACGAGACCTGAGGTATGCGTTGGCGACCATGGCTTTTGCAGCTTTGGTTGCCGCCGTTTTGCTTTACGGCGGATGGTGGCGTCAAGCCAGACTGCCGGCCAAGTACGAGGCTCTGCATGACGCTGCGGAGGCAGACTACGAACAGCAACTTGCCATCCCTGCTGCTGATCGCGACCCTGATGTGTTTTTTACGCTAGGATCGCGCGTCGATGTTTTATCACGACGTCTGTATCGGTATTCGATTGACCCGAGTCGCCAGTGGCAGCGTTCAGAGTTTCTGCGTGCCCACGCTCATCGACTTAGCCGGCTTGTTCAATCGCCGGATGACTGGTCCGATCCCGCACTTCTTGAAGACGCAGCGCAGCGCATTGGCGGATACTTGCGTGATTCGCAAGAGATGGCCGAGAAGGTGCTTCGATCAAATTCGATCTACAGCAGCGACGCCAACCTACGCCGCATCGAAGACGCCTTAGCGAACTCGTCGTTGGATCAAACACAGATCAACGAGTATCGCGAGCTCCTCGACTCAGTCATCTTGCAGGCCGATGATCATCGACGTTCTGCAGACTCAGGCTCGAAAGATCAAGATTTCCAAAAACGGTCACGACTAACGCGCCGCCGCGCTGCGTTGCTATCAGGAATCCTACTTTTTGAATCGGCATGGGATGACGCACCTAATGATTCTCCCTTGATTGCCAACCAGCAATCCATCGATCGTGCAGTCCTCGAGCTAACGGAACTGCGATCGTCACTTACAGACGAGAACGACGTCGGGAATCGGTTGCTCGACACCATCGCGTTGGCACTTCGATCTCAACTAGATCCCACACAACCTCAAGATCCGCCGGAAGACGAAGTCTCGAACCACGACGACTTTTCCGATGCGTTGGCATCGCTTTACACCGAATCAATCATCAGTGATTCCAAATTGAACACATCAACTCATCTGGTAGATTGGTTGCCCGGCTTGGCAGCATGTTGCCTGCAAGAGAACTGGTCGCGGGCTAACGAGTTGATCCGTCGAGCGGGGCGACAAGACGCACTATCGTCGAGTGAAGTTTCATTCATCAGGCGATGGACTGCCAAGTTCATTTGCCGCTTGATGGTTTCGAAAGGGCGTGCGTCTTCGGAGGCATCCGAGGGAGCATCCATGTCGGACGGACTAAGCCTAGCGATCGCAATGGACGCAGGGGGCGACGAAACCTGTTCAATGCTTTACACGATTGCAAGACTGCGTTCGAAAACGGAAAGCCCCAATGTGGAGCCCTCGATCGCGTCAAGGTTTGCTTCAGCAACCGATTCCGCGATGGCAATTCCTAGCCAGCCGGCGAGCTTGGTGTCCGCGATGATCGCGGCCGGGATGGACGCCGACACGGAAAAACAGATCGAAATAGCCGAAACCGCCGAGATGCTACAATCGGATCTTCCGACCCGCGTCGCTTTCGTTGCACTTTGGCGATATAGCGTCGTGGCCCCCCCGGCCAATGTCTCGATCTCAAACGACCAAGCAATCTCAACCAGGGATGATCGTGAAGCCGCAATTTGGAGCCAGATCATTGAGGCACTGATCGATCCGGATGCTCAAGATTCCAGTGGACTCGCCTACTGCCAACTCGCCCAATCTGCTTGGCAGTTTCACAACAACAAAATTGACGAGTCGTTTAAAAATTTGATCCAGGCTCGCGATAAACTAGGACCGCATCCTATCGTTGGACAACTCGAACGAGCCCACGCTGATCGCAAAATGTCAAAGCTAAATCGCTAGGCTGCCGAGGAAACCCAATTCGCTTTGATCACTTAGTAACGGTTATAGCGGAAAGCGACTTTGAAATCGCGCCGTCGAAGAGCCGGGGCAGAATTTCGAGCTTGTTTTTGAAGGCATGACGTTAGACTAAGAGCCTCTCTCATCAAGCCACACGAATTCCATCTAGCAGAATCATCCGGATGAAAGCTCAACAGCTTACCGAACCTCGGTTTTCTGATCCGAACCAAGGATTAACCGCCTCGGCTCAAACTGAGAACCAAGCGGTCAACATTGCCGATGCAGTGTGGCGTTACCGCTGGGCGGTCGCCCTGCCGGTCATCGTTGGCGCAGTTTGCGGATTGCTGATTTACCTGCAGTTGCCGGAAACCTATCGCAGCACAACTCGTTTGATGATCGAGTCTGACAACAAAGCGATGCTAGAATCGATGAGTGGCGAGGTGATCGGTGGCGTACCAGGCTTGGATATCGTTGAATCTCAACTTTTCAGCGATCGTGTGCTTGCTGCGACGTTCGCGAATCCGCGTATGCGACCGTTTCAAAGCGAATTCGAAAGCCATCAGGCGATGTTCAACGACATCGCTTTAAATTCGCTTGAACTGGAACCGGAGGTTGACGATCTTCGAACAGCGCAGTCGGTGGTGGCATTGTTGCATTTCGAAAGTGACGTCGAAGAGCTTTGCCAACCAGTCGTGCAGTCGTTTAGCGAATCACTGCAAGATTACTACAACGAAAATTACAAAAGCAATCGCGGCGACCTGATCAATCTGATCGCCAAGGGGATGGAACAGCTGCACCCGAAGATGCTTGATCTCGAATCTCGCTATCGCGAATTTCGACGCGATGCGCCATTGGCATGGGACTCCCAAGGCATCGCAATCAATCCGCACCGTGAACGCCAATTGTTTTTGGTGGGTCGCCGCAGTGAAGTGACCGAGAAACTACGAGAGAAGGCGGTCGAAGTTGCCGCGATCGAGTCGATCATTCGGGAATCTAAATCGGACCCGCTGCTGGGTTTGAACATCATCGGCGAACTGCTGGGCAAGAGCTTCACGATGCCCAACTCACAAGGCCGCCTGGAAGACCTGCAACAGGGTGACGCTGAACTGGCGAAGAACAATTTGGCGCAAGAGTTGGTACCGTTGATGATCGAACGCAACAAATTCGAATCGGAATACGGCCCCAGTCACCCTTCGGTCAAGGTACTCGACTCGCAGCTCGAAACGATGCGTAGCGAGTTGCAACGATTGGTCGAAGAGAAAACCACTCGCGTGATGACGTTGATGAGTGAGTCGCTGGCGGATCCACGCGAGCGAGCCATTGAAGCAGTCAACGCCGTCGTCTTGGCATCGAAAGCACAAGTGGCACTGCTGACATCTCAGGTCAAAGAACTTGACTCGCAAATCGAAGACGAGCGAACCGAAGCCGCGAAATTGGCTCAGTTCGAACAAGAAAACCAAGCTCAACTTCGCGAAATCGAGCGTACTCGCGAATTACTGAATCAGCTCGAAGAACAAATGGCTCGAGTCAATCTGGTTGAAGACGAACGCGGTACGCGAGTCGTCGAGCTAACGGCACCATCGCTGGCATACAAGGTCGGTCCGAGTTTGATCAAAACCGTCGGTGCTGGCAGCATCCTTGGCATTCTGTTGGGATGCGGTCTTGCGATCCTGTTGGAAAAGAACGCCAACACATTCCGCGACCCAGACGAAATCGCCGACATTTTGGGGGTTCCTGTCCTGACCCACATTCCATTCTTCAAAGGCAAGGTGAAGAAGAGTGTGAAGGGCGATATAAATCCGTACGAGAAATTCGACCAATCTCTGGCGGTCGTCCATATGCCGGCGTCGATTCCGGCGGAAGCGATCCGGAGCTGCCGAACGTCAGTCTTCTTTGAATTGACAGGCAGCGGATCATGGGGTTCGGCTGAAAAGTCACCGGGCGGCCGAGTCATTCAAGTGACCAGTCCGCTGCCGGGTGATGGCAAGAGTACGATCGCCGGCAACCTGGCTTGCTCGATCGCGCAAAGTGGTAAGCGAACGCTTGTGATCGACTGTGACCTTCGGCGTCCACAATTGACGGACAACTTCGACATGGCGGACCAGAAAGGTTTGACCGATGTCCTGAACTGCGAGTGCGATGCACTTGACGCTTGTCATGTGACGCCGCTTCGCAACTTGTTCGTGATGCCAAGCGGTGCGATCCCAGCAAACCCAGCAGAAGCTTTGACGTTGCCAGAGATGAGCAACATGATGGAAATGCTTCGCGAGAAGTATGACTACATCTTGCTGGACACTCCACCATTGCTGGTGGTCACTGACCCAAGCATCACGGCTAGCATGGTGGACGGAGTCGTGGTTGCCTTGCGGATTCGGCGCAAGAGTCGGCACAACGCTCGCGAATCAATCAACATCCTACGTTCGGTGAGTGCACGGATTTTGGGCATTGTGATCAACAACTCTGACGAAGCCGGCGCGAGCGACGGATACCGTGGATACGGATATTACCGATACGGTCGACACACCAGTCGCTATTATCGAGCCGGTAAATCCGGAAAGTCGCACAAGCCTTCGCAGCCCTTGATCATCTCCGGCAGGGGATCGAAGCCGCAAGCCAAAGCAACGTCAGCGAAGGCCACATCTGCCCAAGCGGCAACTCCGTCAACGTTGGGGGAATCAACGCTGAAGGATCTTACTGATTAGAAAGCCAAGATTCCTAATGACATCAGCTTCTACAAGCGATCAAACCAGTAAGCCCACACTCTGTGTCACTAGTTTGGATCTTGGCCTGTTCCGGCGGTTCCTCTAGCAACGATTTGCAAGACTTCGCCGCTGAGCTGTCGACTCAGCGAACCACCGCCTCGCCCCCGGCGATCAGCCCTTCGTTACCATCCCTCAGTTATGATGGATCTTTTGTACGGGCCAAATAGTGGCTTACTTCGGCTCAACACCTCCAACTTTGCTCGAACGAATGAACTCGGATGAATCGCTGGCGAGAATTTCTCGACAACTTGATGAGCTGAACAACCCCGGCGACAAGGACAGCTGGCTTACAAACTCATCAGGCATCCGGCTTTGGATCGTTTGTTTGATTCCAACGTTGCCACTGTTGCTGGTCTACCTCTGGGCCTCAGTTCGCACGGCGCCGCTCGCCTACATACCGCTGGCATTTTTGTTGGTTGGACTACTGTATCGGTCGAGAGCCGACAGCCCCGTTGGTCGACCCAAGAAGAAAGCAGACTGGCTTCCGATCGGAATCGGCTTACTGGCGGTTTTGATGGCCGTGCTGCTTTCTTATCCATGGTTTTCGGCCTTTGGTTTCGTCTGCATTGCAGGATCGTTTCTTCGCAGTGTGCGTGGAAGATTGCGTCGAAGTCTGGCATATTTAACCGCACCGCTGATTTCGATTCTGGTGCCACCGTTCCAAATCGACGACCTAATCGTGAACTGGGCACACCGTAAAACGACATGGATTGCGAGTATCTTTTTGGATTTCCTAGAAATCCCTCACGCAATCGACGGCAGTGTGATCCAGCTTTTCGAACTTGAAGTCCTTGCCAGCGAAGTCAATGGCGGATTCCTGTCGATCTTCTGCCTCTTTTTCATCGCGTGCAGTTTGATGGCTTGGAAACGCGTCAGTCTATGGCTGTTACCGGCCTACGCGATTGCGGCACTGGCTACCACCATTTTGGTCAATGCATCGCGAGTCACCTTTCACATATTCGCAATTGAATCACTCGAAATCGACGAAGCGGTTAGCTGGTTGCCGATCGCGGCCGCGGCCACCGCTGGAATCGCAGCGATTGCAATTCTCTACTCGTTTCACCACCTAATCACAGCGTTTTTTCACTTCGTTGAACCCAACCAAGACGCAAACGTGAACCCGATCGTTCAAGGCTTCAATAAGCTTTCGTACATGAACGAGAACCGAGCATTCGAAGAAATGTCACAATATCGATCACGTGAAGGCCGTGATGAGGCTGTCCCGATTGCCAGCACAGCGTGGATGGGCCTGGTTGGAATTGGCGCACTGCTTGCACTGCTTTCGGTCGTCCAAGTGTTTCGATCGCCAATCGTATCGGACGACAAACTAGTAGCAACCAAGGTACTCCTTGCACCGGACGAAAATTTCTTTAACGCAGTCAAGATTCAGGCCGCAAAGATCGAATCGCATTCGCTCACGATGACGGAACAAAACAATGGTCCTGAACTGCGAAGCGATTCGTGGGAAGGCACATTCGGCGATGCACAACTAAAGATTCAAATCACTCAGCCATTGGTTGGGTGGTGGGAGCTGTCCAATGGATATCGTCAACTGGGCTGGGAAGTGCTTGACCGAGATACCGTTGCTGCAACCGAAGATGGAATTGAATCCGATAAAGACGCACTTTCAAAGCCGTTCATTTACGCGCGCCTTCGCCAGCAAGAGCCTGAACTACTGCAAAGCTACCTGTTCTTTTCATCGGTCGATGAGCATGGCAAGATCGGTGAAGCGCCGACCGGATTCGAATCATTGCTGAAGCGACTCAAACGCAGAATGGGCTTTGGCAATCGCGAGACGGCGGTTGCGATGATTCAGATGTGGGTAATATCGAAAGACCGCCTATCATCGTCTGACCTGCTGGAACTGCGACTTGCGTTCGTCAAGTATCGCAGCACCCTTTCCGACGCTTTGAAATCAAGCAAAAATCAGGTCGGAATTCCCGACAAGATCGACATCGAAATCGACAGCATCGAGACCACGTTTCCCAACGAGATAACGCCATGACCGAATATTTGAATCCAGTGAAGTGGATGCGGTGGGCAAGCCAATTCACATCGAACTGGTTTCTATCGTTGCCGGTACGCGATCTTCCCAAGGCTGCTTTGGCGGTTGCCGTTCTTGGCCTATTGGCCATCTGCGCCATCGCCGCCAATTCGGAAAGTTCGGATTGGCGAGGCCGATTGCTGGACCGACAATTGATCTCGGCGTTTGAACGCGACGACTTTGGGACCGCCGAATTGGTCCTAAACCGAAAGATTCGCAAGACACCCGACGACCCACAATTGCTATTTCGACTGGGGCTCGCCAAATACGCTCAAGACGAAAAAGAAACCGCGATCGACCTAATGCGATTGCTGGTGAAGAGCAAACGCCACGACCCAGCGGCGCGATGGCTGCTATTCAACAAGTTCTTGAACAAAGATTGGTCGACGTTTTCCGACGATGACAAGACCGAGTTTGGGCAATTGTTGGCGATGGTCCACAAAGAGGCCCCGAACGAAATCGCGATCAAACAGGTCTATGCTGAATACCTGATTGCATCAAAGGATTACTCAAAAGCAATTCCATTGCTGGACGATCTGTCACGGACACAGCCCATGCGGGGACTGCAAGCAGCTGTATTGGCAAGAGAACAGGGGAACGACGCACTTGCGGACCGACTAGCACGCCGAACGCTTGAATCCGTTGAAAGGTTGTTTGAGGAAGAGCCCAACAATGTCGGCTTGGTGGTAGCGGTTTCGCAGAACCAGATGTTCTTGAATCGCTATGCCGAGGCTGTCCGTACGCTCGAGGCAGGCATCAGTCGCGCAACCAAGGAGGAAGACAAACGCATCCTTTCGGCGAAGATGGGTGACTGTATCGTGATGTGGGTCGGCGAAATCGAAAAAGCGTCAACGACCACTGAAAAAGAACGACTTCGTGTACTGAAAATGTTGCAGGTTGCTCTCGTGTTTGCACCTCAAAACCCACGTGTTTTAACACTGGTTGCCGACAAAGTTTTAGCCACTCTTAACGACGACGACGAACAAATCGCGGCCGTTCGGAACGCATTGGTTAGCGGCAGCTCGCCTGGAATCGCTCACTTTATCCGCGGAACAGCGGCTTTGATGGAAGGTGAGGTCGATCGAGCTCAAACGTCGCTCTCGCTGGCCGCCAAGGAGTTGCCACAAAGCGGAGCGATCCTGAACAACCTGGCCGTCGCTCTTTCAATGCAGAGCGAAGATAACTTGGAGCGAGCCCTGAAGATATCGGATCAAGCGATCCTGCAGACCATCAACGCGACCCCGCACTTCTACGAGACACGTGGTCAGATCCTATTCCGATTGAAACGCTTCAAAGAAGCAATTCCGGATCTCGAGCGTGCCGTTTCGGTTCCAAGCTTGGCCAAGAACGCTCACCTTTCATTAGCCGAATGCTACGAGCAGATTGGCGATGACGAAATCGCAGAAATGCATCTCGAAGCATCCAAGAAAGAGATCTCAGATCCTGCCGAAGAGGTTTCGGAAGCTAACGAGTCCACAGACGGCGAAGCAGAAACAAGTGATGCGGAAGCGGAAACAGCAGAAGCTGAGCTAGAAACAACGGAAACCGAAACCGCTGACGCTGATTCGGCTCAGTGAGTTTTACTCGGTCAGGGTAGTCGACAGACCGGCGACCAGCTTTCGCCTGCATAACTGCACAAAAAAAACGGCCGACTTTTGTCGGCCGTTTTTCGTTCATTACTAGCAAAGTCTTTGCTTAGTACATGTCGTGGTCGCCACCGGTGCCAGCCTTCTTGCCGGCAGGCTTTTCGGCGACCAATGCATCGCTGGTCAACAGCAACGTTGCAACGCTGGCGGCGTTGCTGAGAGCTGTTCGCGTGACCTTCGTTGGGTCGATGACACCAGCCTTGACCATGTCTTCGTAGACGTCGGTCAAAGCGTTGTAGCCATCGTTGCCCTTTCCGGCCAACACTTTCTCGCAAACAATTCCACCGTCTTGACCGGCGTTTTCGGCGATCATGGTCAACGGTGCGCGACAGGCACGGATGACGATGTTGTAGCCAACGATTTGATCTTCGGTCATGTTTTCGGCATGCTTGACGGCTGCAGAAGCACGCAACAACGCGACTCCACCACCCGGCAAAATGCCTTCTTCGACTGCCGCACGCGTTGCGTGCAGAGCGTCTTCGACACGAGCCTTTTTCTCTTTCATTTCGCTTTCGGTCGCAGCACCGACATTGACCTTGGCAACGCCACCGGCCAACTTTGCGAGTCGCTCTTCCAGCTTTTCGCGATCGTAATCGCTGGAGCTGTTTTCGATTTCGCGACGGATTTGGTCGATACGCGCCTTGATGTCAGCGCTCTTACCGCCACCTTCGATGATGGTCGTGTTGTCCTTGTCGACCATGATCTTTTTGGCACGACCGAGCATCGGCAAGTCGACCGTTTCGAGCTTCGTTCCGAGAGCTTCGAAAATCGCTTGACCGCCGGTCAGAATTGCAATGTCTTCCATCATCGCTTTGCGACGATCGCCATAACCAGGTGCCTTGACCGCACAAACGGTGAAGGTGCCACGCAGGCGATTGATGACCAAAGTTGCAAGGGCTTCACCGTCGACATCTTCGGCGATGATCAACAATGGCTTGCCTTGCTGAACAACCTTTTCCAACAGCGGCACCATGTCTTTGATGTTGCTGATCTTCTTTTCAAAGACAAGGATGTAGGCGTCTTCGAGCACGACCGACATTGCTGCTGAATCGGTGACGAAGTACGGCGACAAATAGCCGCGATCGAACTGCATGCCTTCGACCCACTCTTGTTCGGTCTTTAGGCTCTTGCCTTCATCGACGGTGATGACGCCGTCCTTGCCAACCTTGCTCATCGCGTCGGCCAACAAGTCACCGATTTCGCGATCGTTGTTAGCTGCGATTGTGGCAACGTTCGCCATCGCCTCTTTGTCTTTGACCTTGGTCGCCATCTTGTGAAGCTTGTCGGTAATGTCGGCCACAGCGGCTTCGATACCAGCTTTCATTTGGATTGGGTTGACGCCCGCAACGACTGCCTTAAGGCCTTCGTTGAAAACGGCTTCGGCCATCACGGTAGCGGTCGTCGTGCCGTCACCAGCGACATCGCTGGTCTTCGACGCGACTTCGCGGACCATACGGGCACCCATGTTTTCAAAAACGTCGTCGAGCTCAATTTCCTTGGCAACGGTGACGCCGTCCTTGGTGACGGTTGGGCTTCCGAAGCTCTTTTGCAAGATGACGTTACGGCCTTTTGGCCCCAGCGTGACCTTGACGGTACGTGCCAGTTTTGAAACACCGCGGCGAATCGCTTCGCGTGCTTCCTGGTCGAATGCAATGATTTTTGGCATAGGTAGTGATTCTTGCTAAATAGTTTGATGGAGAAATGTGATGACGCGATCGCTAAAACCAGCGACTTACTCGACAACCGCCAAGACGTCGTCTTCACGCATCAGCAGGTATTCGACGTCGTCGATTTCGACTGTTTCGCCGGCATAGCTGCTGAACAGGACCTTGTCGCCATTCTTCAACTGGCTTTCCGCACGGGTGCCGTCATCCAGCAATTTGCCGCTACCGATTGCGACGACAGTGCCGCGGGCTGGCTTTTCGCGAGCCGAATCGGGCAGCACGATACCGCCAGCGGTGGTTTCTTCGCTCTCAACACGTTGAATGACGATTCGCTCGCCCATCGGTTGTAGACGGATATTCGACTTGTTTTTCGTGGCTGTTGCCATCTCCGTGGTACCTTTTCTTGGATGATGCTGAAGGGATGTGAGTGTTTTGTTCATGCGAGGATGCGCACCTTTGGCAGCAGCATCCGCGTGGAGTCGCTAAAGAGCAATCGGTGTGCCAGACGCAATCTTTCAGCTGCAAGTTCTTTCTATTAAACAGCTTACGGCAAAGACGCCTAGTTCGATGGACGTCTGGCAGACCAATTTGGCAGGATCTGATTTCGAACGGCAAATTGGGGCCGCTGATGGCGGAGGCGCAAACTGCCCCACTACTTACCCGCTATTCCAGTTCATCGGTGGCCAAGACATAGGCGGTGGCGTGAGTCCGGCAGGCACCTAGTGAGACATGCAGTTTTTCGATGCCAACTTGGTCGGCCCACTCGGCGGCCATTCCTGATAACAGGATGACGGCGCCTTCGCGCGGGTGGACGGCGACTTCGATGTCGGTCCAGCGGACGCCTTGGTTTCGGCATCGCATCGCCTTCATGGCAGCCTCTTTTGCCGCCCAGCGCCGAGCGAAGTTT is part of the Rubripirellula reticaptiva genome and harbors:
- a CDS encoding glycosyltransferase, with translation MLRVINLVDSRRQINFGIWNAAIATAPTLKSLAGIESELWFPRDRNTVIPEVFHDQVDAFEEVSSAGQFRKLLNQRVTGDLPVVVISHGLWREPTRWAAHAKQLGLPWIFTPHGMLEPWSLGQKWIRKAIYFRCFEKRMIETCDVIRAVSRPEQRNLKILLKQKNVTMIPNGIDRSPVVQRKPHETVRFVFLSRLHKKKAVAELVMAFCQSPLKNNPNVELVVAGPDEGELDRITECIRTTQTDNVVVPGAIFGDKKFGLLESSDFFVLPSHSEGFPSSVVEAMGRGCIPIISDGCNFPEAKALTISASPDIDSIKNALMTAANLKPDKVSKWSSEAADFIRANYTVDKIAYQQLELLCRLTNSPLAKQPCNVESQTHVV
- a CDS encoding LbetaH domain-containing protein, with amino-acid sequence MSFENIGQKEIQRLDRFHSNLSIWNRLERSAWGITWLIFFRPSPRIAFRWRRFLLRCYGATIGENVRIYNSASIFLPRNLTLAAHCVIGPRVDVYCVASIDCGEHVMVSQNVELCAATHDYRQVDLPLVASPIRIEPESWVCASAFIGPGVTIGRGAVVGARSVVFKDVASEDIVAGNPAKRIRSRTEQKSAGGSGT
- the xrtU gene encoding exosortase U → MAVPATARNGNSDRARFSLDSRVQTPVLFWSVIFFGVLPFLIKYCAAMWNQDLYQYFPFLLIAVFGLAYLRFDRRVYLPTGLGAHLAILAAICFLVPAAMLQSSWLGAIAFIFLTAAFLGSQRARDGRSLLYLAVPMVMFLRAPLLATYTVMNRLQLITTDLSSILLDVVGVLHNQSTNTIELVSKNLFVAEACSGVQSLFTICFLALVVLVYQRRSLILTPLYLGIAFLFAIAGNVIRVTSIAIAEEWFRVDITTGLRHELIGYLCLAIAAGMLVSFDHLIGLLPFATRTQQSATTTDTEGLVQANAESEFSIGHGLRGMRIGQVVPVAIIVLCGLAMITQYALSETDVRPVVATNQVLYEPSPSFLSGAGAPVRVVSHEVNRDSHGDRNARHGMNSDVWRCGIGSQSGQFVLSQPYMGWHELTICYKVQNWTMTARNAVSVAGEQEPVVVADFLSDNGVHGCLVFSGVNSNGKLPRTPGHSPYARILAPVYPLIMDDFAETSGSAQTLMLQYWMAQPQPINEADKQNAVDAMVKIRRHTAKEIEKTFVESLSQR
- a CDS encoding polysaccharide biosynthesis tyrosine autokinase, which produces MKAQQLTEPRFSDPNQGLTASAQTENQAVNIADAVWRYRWAVALPVIVGAVCGLLIYLQLPETYRSTTRLMIESDNKAMLESMSGEVIGGVPGLDIVESQLFSDRVLAATFANPRMRPFQSEFESHQAMFNDIALNSLELEPEVDDLRTAQSVVALLHFESDVEELCQPVVQSFSESLQDYYNENYKSNRGDLINLIAKGMEQLHPKMLDLESRYREFRRDAPLAWDSQGIAINPHRERQLFLVGRRSEVTEKLREKAVEVAAIESIIRESKSDPLLGLNIIGELLGKSFTMPNSQGRLEDLQQGDAELAKNNLAQELVPLMIERNKFESEYGPSHPSVKVLDSQLETMRSELQRLVEEKTTRVMTLMSESLADPRERAIEAVNAVVLASKAQVALLTSQVKELDSQIEDERTEAAKLAQFEQENQAQLREIERTRELLNQLEEQMARVNLVEDERGTRVVELTAPSLAYKVGPSLIKTVGAGSILGILLGCGLAILLEKNANTFRDPDEIADILGVPVLTHIPFFKGKVKKSVKGDINPYEKFDQSLAVVHMPASIPAEAIRSCRTSVFFELTGSGSWGSAEKSPGGRVIQVTSPLPGDGKSTIAGNLACSIAQSGKRTLVIDCDLRRPQLTDNFDMADQKGLTDVLNCECDALDACHVTPLRNLFVMPSGAIPANPAEALTLPEMSNMMEMLREKYDYILLDTPPLLVVTDPSITASMVDGVVVALRIRRKSRHNARESINILRSVSARILGIVINNSDEAGASDGYRGYGYYRYGRHTSRYYRAGKSGKSHKPSQPLIISGRGSKPQAKATSAKATSAQAATPSTLGESTLKDLTD